A single genomic interval of Epinephelus fuscoguttatus linkage group LG22, E.fuscoguttatus.final_Chr_v1 harbors:
- the LOC125882543 gene encoding uncharacterized protein LOC125882543 — translation MEIAKATQSLTTAADMRETTKMLMQPNANWEEYLTPAPLSIAIMGELVFISSCDDFSINKNPPKNGYKYIQYPDSFRACLMQVCNSGWHAFNEAHKNMDQIRIHTASVPDYMKAVVKVLFNAPDEVIDKLLPNQLENIRTIADECVILADSVEKKYTNVINLIQELLEACVNAEHFYGEELEKVKMKLKETEIREKTASELKEQSKKAMEAMEKQVSEAQASYKEAMDSLPSGWEMIGMDLVEGLSKAVTGLLNGVVNLVSAPVKTACSSAETASDTYHHIKSKNENEDVLSVCCKSPEILSIVESLTQYLKEGKIAWQDLYDQKTQSIKSDWSKDQFRRISESLMKMKGSKLQKRAVELCEMGDKICEELATYKPGENWVDKKEAKLVEKLNKLDEQSRIFDTKCKKKLGSPAFAPTSPMMSKAQSNTEGQSTSQRAADNARFKIEQSREQLKESREAYEKIAEKMEQNQKELTEILVEMQNCKIKEINFDTTIKMLFKGLDAMGRVKEQWEKMVRFFQMISNIVKCSLSKTLNSFVSTADDTKKLSYNHKLFVKDMLYNQAFQASNVASLVHMISGTYTEVSSKYLMDRVSSLGKLMAMDKEKPEFLNERLNLQQSCAAAQQGILQLVLKNKREFERKTDDRMAKIENGLKAILPAASPQETEKIKQIVQAGFGEEEENYY, via the coding sequence ATGGAAATTGCTAAGGCCACTCAGAGTCTCACCACTGCAGCAGATATGCGAGAGACCACCAAGATGCTGATGCAACCTAATGCAAACTGGGAAGAGTACCTGACTCCTGCCCCCCTCTCCATCGCCATCATGGGGGAGCTTGTCTTCATCTCCTCATGTGATGACTTCTCCATCAACAAGAACCCCCCAAAGAATGGCTACAAGTACATACAATACCCAGACTCGTTCCGGGCCTGCCTCATGCAAGTCTGTAACTCAGGCTGGCATGCATTCAATGAGGCCCACAAGAATATGGATCAGATCCGCATTCACACAGCCTCAGTTCCTGATTACATGAAGGCAGTAGTCAAGGTCCTTTTCAATGCACCTGATGAAGTTATTGACAAGCTCCTACCAAATCAGCTGGAAAACATTCGCACCATTGCAGATGAGTGTGTGATCCTGGCAGACAGTGTTGAAAAGAAGTACACCAATGTCATCAACTTAATCCAGGAACTGTTGGAGGCCTGTGTCAATGCTGAACACTTTTATGGAGAAGAGCTGGAGAAGGTGAAGATGAAGCTTAAGGAAACTGAAATACGAGAGAAGACCGCCAGTGAGCTTAAAGAACAGTCCAAGAAAGCAATGGAGGCCATGGAAAAGCAAGTAAGTGAAGCACAAGCAAGCTACAAGGAAGCAATGGACTCTCTTCCCTCCGGATGGGAAATGATTGGAATGGATCTGGTTGAAGGACTTTCAAAGGCAGTGACAGGACTTCTTAATGGAGTCGTTAACCTGGTAAGTGCTCCAGTAAAAACAGCCTGCAGTTCAGCAGAAACAGCCTCAGACACATACCATCACATCAAATCGAAAAATGAAAACGAAGATGTGCTCTCAGTCTGCTGTAAATCCCCAGAGATTCTTTCCATTGTGGAAAGTCTTACACAATATTTGAAGGAAGGAAAAATAGCCTGGCAGGACCTATATGATCAGAAAACACAATCCATAAAGTCAGACTGGTCTAAAGATCAATTCAGAAGAATCTCTGAGTCCTTGATGAAGATGAAAGGGAGCAAACTTCAGAAGCGTGCTGTGGAACTTTGTGAAATGGGTGATAAGATCTGTGAAGAACTGGCCACATACAAACCTGGTGAAAATTGGGTTGACAAGAAAGAAGCAAAGCTCGTAGAGAAACTGAACAAACTGGATGAACAATCCCGCATCTTTGAcaccaaatgcaaaaaaaaattgggcTCTCCAGCTTTTGCTCCTACATCACCAATGATGAGCAAAGCACAAAGCAACACAGAAGGTCAGTCTACCAGTCAGAGAGCAGCAGATAACGCTCGTTTCAAAATTGAGCAGAGCCGAGAACAACTCAAGGAATCACGGGAGGCCTATGAGAAAATTGCGGAGAAAATGGAGCAGAATCAGAAGGAGCTGACTGAGATCTTGGTTGAAATGCAGAACTGTAAGATCAAGGAGATTAACTTTGACACCACCATCAAGATGCTGTTCAAGGGTCTCGATGCCATGGGCAGAGTCAAAGAGCAGTGGGAGAAGATGGTGCGCTTCTTCCAGATGATCTCTAACATCGTCAAATGCAGCCTCAGCAAGACACTGAATTCTTTTGTCTCAACAGCTGATGATACAAAGAAACTCAGTTACAACCATAAACTATTTGTAAAAGACATGCTGTACAACCAGGCGTTCCAAGCCTCCAACGTTGCCAGTCTGGTCCACATGATCTCAGGGACCTACACTGAAGTGTCCAGCAAGTACTTGATGGACAGAGTGAGCAGTCTGGGCAAGCTCATGGCCATGGATAAGGAGAAGCCAGAATTCCTTAACGAGCGTTTGAATCTGCAACAGTCCTGCGCAGCAGCGCAGCAGGGCATCCTTCAGCTGGTCCTCAAGAACAAGAGGGAGTTTGAGAGGAAGACAGATGACAGGATGGCAAAAATAGAGAATGGTCTGAAAGCAATTCTGCCAGCTGCCTCACCCCAGGAGACTgagaaaatcaaacaaataGTTCAAGCTGGGTTtggtgaagaagaagagaatTACTACTAG